In Bacillus cereus ATCC 14579, a single window of DNA contains:
- a CDS encoding sterol desaturase family protein, with protein sequence MKKVGKEFFLQHDIVIMYSILFVFIIILKMQFFTWFGMLACMFGIVFYTLNEYMTHRFLFHIKPPKNTFLLKMLRRLHYDHHVYPDDLKLLFLPVWFSIPSFTIYLLIAYGITKSVTITLSFGIGMIIMLLVYEWKHYIAHRPIRPVTKFGRWLKKQHILHHYKNEKFWFGVSNPVFDFIFGTLKDGKDVELSETARNLEKEKKTKVVR encoded by the coding sequence ATGAAGAAAGTGGGGAAAGAGTTCTTTTTACAACATGATATCGTTATTATGTATAGCATTCTATTTGTTTTCATTATTATTTTAAAAATGCAATTTTTTACGTGGTTTGGCATGTTAGCATGTATGTTTGGGATTGTTTTCTATACACTTAATGAATATATGACACATCGTTTTTTATTCCATATAAAGCCACCTAAAAACACATTTCTATTAAAAATGTTAAGAAGATTGCATTATGATCACCACGTATATCCAGATGATTTAAAACTTTTGTTTTTACCTGTATGGTTTAGTATACCTAGTTTTACTATATATTTACTTATAGCATATGGTATTACAAAAAGTGTTACTATTACACTTTCATTTGGAATCGGAATGATTATTATGCTGCTCGTTTACGAATGGAAACATTATATTGCTCATAGACCGATTCGTCCCGTCACTAAGTTTGGAAGATGGCTAAAAAAACAACATATATTACACCATTATAAAAATGAAAAGTTTTGGTTTGGTGTTTCAAATCCAGTATTCGATTTTATATTTGGAACACTGAAAGACGGAAAAGATGTTGAGCTAAGCGAAACGGCTCGTAATTTAGAAAAGGAAAAAAAGACAAAAGTAGTGCGTTAA
- a CDS encoding DUF485 domain-containing protein, with translation MKRDDTSARKLQNEVNYTEVVQSEEFQLLLNTKKKFIIPMSIFFFSFFIALPILTSYSKVLNTPAFGDVTWAWVFAFSQFIMTWALCMIYSKKAESFDEISRKILQDMQKGRG, from the coding sequence ATGAAACGAGACGATACGTCAGCACGTAAGTTGCAAAATGAGGTGAATTATACAGAGGTCGTTCAGTCGGAAGAATTTCAATTGTTATTAAATACGAAAAAGAAGTTTATCATTCCAATGAGTATTTTCTTTTTTAGTTTTTTTATCGCATTACCTATTCTAACATCGTATTCAAAGGTGCTTAATACACCTGCATTTGGAGACGTTACATGGGCGTGGGTATTTGCTTTTTCCCAATTTATCATGACATGGGCACTATGTATGATTTATAGCAAAAAAGCAGAATCATTTGATGAAATCTCCCGAAAAATTCTGCAAGATATGCAAAAAGGGAGGGGCTGA
- a CDS encoding solute symporter family protein — MNTTAFALFLIIVLGTLVITYFASKKTKNASEFYTAGGGLTGWQNGLAIAGDYMSAASFLGIAGAIALTGFDGFFYSIGFLVAYLVVLYLVAEPLRNLGKYTLADMIAARFDAKKVRGVAALNTMTISIFYMIAQLVGAGALIKLLLGIEYTTSVLIVGTLMTVYVIFGGMTATSWVQIVKAVLLMAGTFIISVIVFAKFNFSVTEMFAQMKTATPLKDSFLNPGVKYKDGLDTLSLNLGLVLGTAGLPHILVRFFTVRDAKTARQSVVYATWLIGAFYIMTIFLGFGAAAFVGNEAIIKANPAGNMAAPLLAKALGGDFLFAFVSAIAFATILAVVAGLVLTAASAFAHDFYNEIIRKGKSTEKEQVSMARYASIGVAILSIILALFAQTLNVAFLVSLAFAVAASANLPVILFTIYWKRFNTTGAISGMIVGLVSAIVLVALSPNVWNPVAGKAIFVGEALFPYTTPGIISIPLGFLAAYLGTVLSSKKEDEAKFDEILVKSNTGHGISDASSH, encoded by the coding sequence TTGAATACTACTGCATTTGCACTATTTTTAATTATTGTTCTTGGTACGCTCGTCATAACCTATTTTGCATCGAAAAAAACGAAAAATGCGAGTGAATTTTATACGGCTGGAGGGGGATTAACTGGTTGGCAAAATGGTCTGGCCATTGCTGGAGATTACATGTCTGCTGCTTCATTTCTCGGTATAGCTGGAGCAATCGCATTAACTGGGTTTGATGGATTCTTTTATAGTATCGGTTTTTTAGTTGCTTATCTAGTTGTACTATATCTTGTTGCAGAACCGCTTAGAAATTTAGGAAAGTACACTTTGGCGGATATGATTGCAGCACGCTTTGATGCGAAAAAAGTTCGCGGAGTTGCAGCTCTTAATACGATGACGATTTCTATCTTTTATATGATTGCACAATTAGTTGGCGCGGGTGCACTTATTAAATTATTATTAGGGATTGAATATACGACATCTGTATTAATCGTTGGAACACTTATGACGGTGTATGTTATTTTTGGAGGTATGACAGCAACGAGCTGGGTACAAATCGTAAAGGCTGTATTACTTATGGCTGGTACGTTTATTATTTCTGTTATCGTTTTCGCAAAATTCAACTTCAGCGTGACTGAAATGTTCGCTCAAATGAAAACAGCTACACCTTTAAAAGATTCATTTTTAAATCCAGGTGTAAAGTATAAGGATGGTCTTGATACACTTTCTTTAAATTTAGGACTAGTACTTGGTACAGCTGGATTACCACATATACTTGTCCGCTTTTTTACAGTACGTGATGCAAAAACTGCACGTCAATCTGTCGTATATGCGACGTGGTTAATTGGTGCATTTTATATTATGACGATTTTCTTAGGATTTGGTGCGGCAGCGTTTGTAGGAAATGAAGCGATTATTAAAGCAAACCCAGCTGGTAATATGGCGGCACCTTTATTAGCCAAAGCGTTAGGTGGAGACTTCTTATTTGCTTTCGTATCAGCAATTGCTTTTGCAACGATTTTGGCTGTAGTGGCAGGTCTTGTATTAACAGCAGCATCAGCATTCGCTCATGATTTTTATAATGAAATCATTCGTAAAGGAAAATCAACGGAAAAAGAGCAAGTATCCATGGCTCGTTATGCATCTATTGGAGTAGCGATACTATCTATCATACTTGCATTATTTGCCCAAACATTAAACGTAGCATTTTTAGTATCATTAGCATTTGCAGTTGCAGCGAGTGCAAATCTACCAGTAATTTTATTTACAATATATTGGAAGCGTTTTAATACAACGGGTGCTATTTCGGGTATGATTGTAGGTCTCGTATCAGCAATTGTTCTCGTAGCGTTGAGTCCGAATGTTTGGAACCCTGTAGCTGGAAAAGCTATTTTTGTTGGGGAAGCGTTATTCCCATATACGACACCAGGAATTATTTCAATTCCACTCGGATTTCTTGCAGCATATTTAGGAACGGTTTTATCTAGTAAGAAAGAAGATGAAGCGAAATTTGATGAAATTCTAGTGAAATCTAATACTGGTCATGGCATTAGCGATGCGTCTTCACATTAA
- a CDS encoding aspartate aminotransferase family protein has product MKTKQTDELLAKDEQYVWHGMRPFSPNSTMVGAKAEGCWVEDIQGKRYLDGMSGLWCVNSGYGRKELAEAAYKQLQTLSYFPMSQSHEPAIKLAEKLNEWLGGEYVIFFSNSGSEANETAFKIARQYYAQKGEPHRYKFMSRYRGYHGNTMATMAATGQAQRRYQYEPFASGFLHVTPPDCYRMPEIEGQHIYDVECVKEVDRVMTWELSETIAAFIMEPIITGGGILMPPQDYMKAVHEMCQKHGALLISDEVICGFGRTGKAFGFMNYDVKPDIITMAKGITSAYLPLSATAVKKEIYEAFKGKGEYEFFRHINTFGGNPAACALALKNLEIMENENLIERSAQMGSLLLEQLKDEIGEHPLVGNIRGKGLLVGIELVNDKETKEPIDNDKIASVVNACKEKGLIIGRNGMTTAGYNNVLTLAPPLVISSEEIAFVVGTLKTAMERI; this is encoded by the coding sequence ATGAAAACGAAGCAAACTGATGAATTATTAGCAAAAGATGAGCAATATGTTTGGCACGGAATGCGTCCCTTTAGTCCAAATAGTACAATGGTAGGGGCAAAAGCTGAAGGGTGCTGGGTTGAAGATATACAAGGAAAAAGATATTTAGATGGTATGAGTGGCCTTTGGTGTGTCAATAGTGGATATGGAAGAAAAGAGCTCGCAGAAGCGGCTTATAAGCAATTACAAACATTATCATACTTTCCAATGTCACAATCCCATGAGCCAGCTATAAAGCTTGCTGAAAAGTTAAATGAGTGGCTTGGGGGAGAGTATGTTATTTTCTTCTCAAATAGTGGTTCAGAAGCGAACGAAACAGCTTTTAAAATAGCAAGGCAATACTATGCTCAAAAAGGTGAACCACATCGTTATAAATTTATGTCACGTTACCGTGGGTATCACGGGAATACAATGGCGACAATGGCAGCGACGGGACAAGCGCAGCGTAGATATCAGTATGAGCCGTTTGCTTCAGGTTTTTTACACGTAACACCACCGGATTGTTACCGTATGCCTGAAATTGAAGGGCAGCATATTTATGATGTAGAATGTGTGAAAGAAGTCGATCGTGTTATGACGTGGGAATTAAGTGAAACAATTGCCGCTTTTATTATGGAACCAATTATTACAGGCGGGGGCATATTAATGCCACCACAAGACTATATGAAAGCTGTTCATGAGATGTGTCAAAAACACGGTGCCTTGCTTATTAGTGATGAAGTAATTTGCGGTTTCGGTCGTACAGGAAAAGCATTTGGGTTTATGAATTATGATGTGAAGCCAGATATTATTACAATGGCAAAGGGCATTACGAGCGCATATTTACCATTATCTGCAACAGCTGTGAAAAAAGAAATATATGAGGCTTTTAAAGGTAAAGGAGAATATGAATTCTTCCGCCATATTAATACATTTGGTGGAAATCCAGCAGCTTGTGCATTAGCACTTAAAAACTTAGAGATTATGGAAAATGAAAATTTAATCGAGCGATCTGCGCAAATGGGTTCCCTTTTATTAGAGCAACTAAAAGATGAAATTGGGGAACATCCGCTTGTTGGGAATATTAGAGGAAAAGGTCTATTAGTTGGAATTGAATTAGTAAATGATAAAGAGACGAAAGAGCCAATTGATAACGACAAAATTGCAAGTGTTGTAAATGCTTGTAAAGAAAAGGGCTTAATTATAGGACGAAACGGTATGACAACAGCAGGATATAATAACGTTTTAACATTAGCGCCGCCTCTTGTTATTTCAAGTGAAGAGATTGCTTTCGTTGTTGGAACGTTGAAGACAGCGATGGAGCGTATTTAA
- a CDS encoding DUF3986 family protein, translated as MEKYDPNKHYHIGYYEDGYDLEVTAYKRINEPVWDAYIPHYEADDFYKKVEGMKLGKYIDDYGIMVYSFGNDIDDDEARIIFEKWLKKNGIV; from the coding sequence ATGGAGAAATATGATCCTAACAAACATTATCACATCGGATATTATGAAGACGGATATGATTTAGAAGTGACGGCGTACAAAAGAATAAATGAACCAGTTTGGGATGCTTATATTCCGCACTATGAGGCAGACGATTTTTATAAGAAAGTGGAGGGAATGAAGCTAGGTAAATATATAGATGATTATGGCATTATGGTGTATTCATTTGGGAATGATATTGATGATGATGAAGCACGAATTATTTTTGAAAAATGGTTAAAAAAGAACGGGATTGTTTAA
- a CDS encoding cation:proton antiporter, producing MEFEFFFQIAVILLSTKLGGDLSVRLGQPSVLGKLIVGIVIGPAVLGWIENSELLTQLSNVGVILLMFMAGLETDLEELNANRNSSLAVALGGIILPFVGGYVSGLVMGMEQGNAVFLGLLLCATSVSISVQTLRDLGKMKTRESTTMLGAAVFDDILVVILLAFAMSFLGTDDVNLTMVILKKIVFFASIILIGWKGVPAIMRWLSPLRVSESIVSAALIICFSFAYFGELLGIAGIIGAFAAGIAISQTNYKHEVEKKVEPIAYAMFVPVFFVSIGMNITFDGIGNQIWFILALTVIAVLTKLIGCGFGARMTGFDAKSSAIIGAGMVSRGEVALIIAGTGLSSGLLAQDYFTAIGIVVILTTMITPPMLKYTFGAKDKAMKASK from the coding sequence ATGGAATTCGAATTTTTCTTTCAAATTGCAGTTATTTTATTAAGTACAAAGCTCGGTGGTGATCTTAGTGTTAGATTAGGTCAACCTTCTGTACTAGGTAAATTAATTGTCGGTATCGTTATCGGTCCAGCTGTATTAGGTTGGATTGAAAATTCAGAGCTTCTAACTCAATTAAGTAATGTCGGGGTTATTCTTTTAATGTTTATGGCTGGACTTGAAACAGACTTAGAAGAATTAAACGCAAATCGTAATTCTTCTTTAGCAGTTGCACTCGGAGGTATCATTCTTCCATTCGTAGGTGGTTACGTTTCCGGTCTTGTGATGGGAATGGAACAAGGAAACGCTGTATTCTTAGGATTACTTCTATGTGCGACAAGTGTTAGTATTTCCGTACAAACACTTCGTGATTTAGGTAAAATGAAAACACGTGAAAGTACGACGATGCTTGGAGCCGCTGTATTTGATGACATTCTTGTTGTTATTTTATTAGCATTTGCAATGAGCTTCTTAGGTACTGATGATGTTAACTTAACAATGGTTATCTTGAAGAAAATAGTATTCTTCGCTTCTATTATTTTAATCGGATGGAAAGGTGTTCCTGCGATTATGCGCTGGTTATCACCACTGCGCGTATCTGAGTCTATCGTAAGCGCGGCTCTTATCATCTGTTTCTCATTCGCATATTTTGGCGAATTATTAGGAATTGCTGGTATTATCGGTGCTTTCGCTGCTGGTATTGCAATTTCTCAAACAAACTACAAACATGAAGTAGAAAAGAAAGTAGAACCAATTGCTTACGCTATGTTCGTTCCCGTATTCTTCGTTAGTATCGGTATGAATATTACATTTGACGGTATCGGCAATCAAATTTGGTTCATCTTAGCATTAACTGTTATCGCTGTATTAACGAAATTAATCGGCTGTGGATTCGGTGCACGAATGACTGGATTTGACGCTAAGTCTTCTGCAATTATCGGTGCTGGAATGGTTTCTCGTGGTGAAGTTGCACTTATCATTGCAGGAACAGGACTTTCTTCAGGTCTATTGGCACAAGATTACTTTACAGCAATCGGTATTGTCGTTATTTTAACTACAATGATTACACCACCAATGTTAAAATACACTTTTGGTGCAAAAGATAAAGCAATGAAAGCAAGTAAATAA
- a CDS encoding ribonuclease J, with the protein MKALKNNLSIVALGGVNEIGKNMYAIQYENDIVVIDCGSKFPDESLLGIDLIIPDVTYLQENKEKIRGLIVTHGHEDHIGGIPYFLKQLNVPIYATKLTLGLIEIKLKEHNLQNDTELIVIHSESEIDCGSIKATFFKTNHSIPDCLGIVFHTPEGTVVHTGDFKFDLTPVNNQHPDIHKMAKIGSEGVLALLSESTNAERPGFTPSERSVGERIEEIFMKANRKVVISTFASNVNRVQQIVEACIKTNRKLALLGRSMVNVVEVALEKGYLHIPEGMLIEANEVNRLDPKQVAILCTGSQGEPMAALARLASGNYRQVDILPEDTVIIAATPIPGNERNVSRIIDNLFALGAKVIYGSGSSTGVHVSGHAYQEELKLMLTLMKPKYFIPIHGEFRMLHHHSLLAESIGIEKENIFIVRNGDVVDISNEVAIQSRRIQAGNIYVDGLGIGDVGNALLRDRKQLSEDGMLVIVITFNKVDGEIISGPDIISRGFVYVRDSEEFLRELNKLAVITINNLKKENVNSWGILKREVREALGKYIYTNTKRKPMILPIIIEV; encoded by the coding sequence TTGAAGGCATTAAAAAATAACTTGTCTATTGTTGCTTTAGGTGGAGTAAATGAAATAGGAAAAAATATGTATGCTATCCAATATGAAAATGATATTGTCGTCATTGATTGTGGATCTAAATTTCCAGATGAAAGTTTATTAGGGATTGATTTAATAATTCCAGACGTCACATATTTGCAAGAAAATAAAGAAAAAATTCGCGGTTTAATAGTAACGCACGGGCATGAGGACCATATTGGCGGAATACCATATTTTTTAAAACAACTAAATGTACCAATCTATGCAACAAAGTTAACGTTAGGTTTAATTGAAATTAAATTAAAGGAACACAATCTTCAAAATGATACGGAATTAATCGTTATTCATTCAGAATCAGAAATTGATTGTGGTTCTATTAAGGCAACTTTTTTTAAAACGAACCACAGTATTCCGGATTGTCTCGGTATTGTTTTTCATACACCAGAAGGTACTGTAGTACATACAGGTGATTTTAAATTTGATTTAACACCAGTAAATAATCAACATCCTGATATTCATAAAATGGCTAAAATAGGAAGTGAAGGTGTACTAGCTTTATTATCTGAAAGCACAAATGCAGAACGCCCAGGTTTTACTCCATCAGAAAGGTCAGTAGGAGAACGGATAGAGGAAATATTTATGAAAGCAAATAGAAAAGTAGTTATTTCTACGTTTGCTTCTAATGTGAATCGTGTTCAGCAAATAGTTGAAGCATGTATAAAAACAAATCGAAAACTAGCTTTGCTAGGGAGAAGTATGGTAAATGTAGTAGAGGTTGCTCTAGAGAAAGGTTATTTACATATTCCAGAAGGTATGTTGATTGAAGCAAATGAGGTAAATCGTTTAGATCCAAAGCAGGTTGCAATACTTTGTACAGGAAGTCAAGGAGAACCAATGGCAGCTTTAGCGCGTTTAGCTAGTGGAAACTATAGACAAGTGGATATTTTACCAGAAGATACGGTTATTATAGCCGCGACCCCTATCCCAGGAAATGAACGTAACGTTTCTCGAATTATCGATAATTTATTTGCATTAGGAGCAAAGGTGATTTACGGATCAGGTAGTTCTACTGGAGTGCATGTATCCGGTCATGCATATCAAGAAGAGTTGAAGTTAATGCTTACATTAATGAAGCCAAAATATTTTATTCCAATTCATGGAGAGTTTAGAATGCTACATCACCATAGTTTGTTAGCAGAATCAATTGGTATTGAAAAGGAAAATATCTTTATTGTACGTAATGGAGATGTTGTAGATATAAGTAATGAAGTGGCAATTCAATCTAGAAGAATACAGGCAGGAAATATATATGTAGATGGATTAGGAATTGGAGATGTTGGAAATGCATTATTACGTGATCGTAAACAACTTTCAGAAGATGGAATGCTCGTTATAGTTATTACTTTTAATAAAGTGGATGGAGAAATAATTTCAGGTCCAGATATTATTTCTCGTGGATTTGTCTATGTCCGTGATTCAGAAGAATTTCTAAGAGAATTAAATAAATTAGCTGTTATTACGATTAATAATTTAAAGAAAGAGAATGTGAATAGCTGGGGGATTTTGAAAAGGGAGGTAAGAGAAGCGTTAGGGAAGTATATATATACAAATACAAAACGAAAGCCGATGATTCTTCCTATAATAATAGAGGTTTAA
- a CDS encoding MerR family transcriptional regulator: MLLNKRFTIGEMAKMHNIAESTLRYYDEKGIFHPSIVDPQTNYRYYTIDQFSLLDTIKFLRQLNIPLKEIKKYIDERNPAYALNLLEKQQEMMLKKQREIEYALAKMEHRIHLIKKATKAKAEQMVIKEIPQRKITAIAVAPNTTDDMFEYYIHSLQKNMRQMDDSLFSGDIGVTVAKKGLMQNEFQAYSSVFILLDYMPYEVHTSDEIKEGLYACSYHHGPYEETDATYKELLIYIDKEGYEVHGDSIEIGLIDWSVTENPEEQVTEIQIPVVKK; this comes from the coding sequence ATGTTATTAAATAAACGTTTTACAATTGGAGAAATGGCGAAAATGCATAATATCGCAGAATCTACATTAAGGTATTATGATGAAAAAGGAATTTTTCATCCGTCCATTGTGGATCCTCAAACGAATTATCGTTATTATACAATCGATCAATTTTCACTGTTAGATACGATTAAATTTTTACGCCAGTTAAATATTCCGTTAAAGGAAATTAAGAAATATATTGATGAAAGAAATCCAGCATACGCACTCAATTTACTGGAAAAACAACAAGAGATGATGCTGAAGAAACAAAGAGAAATTGAGTATGCTTTGGCGAAAATGGAGCATAGAATTCATTTAATTAAGAAAGCAACAAAAGCAAAAGCTGAACAAATGGTAATTAAAGAGATTCCGCAGCGAAAAATTACAGCAATTGCGGTTGCTCCAAATACGACGGATGATATGTTTGAGTACTACATTCATTCGTTACAAAAAAATATGAGGCAAATGGATGATAGTTTATTTTCTGGAGATATTGGTGTAACTGTTGCGAAAAAAGGATTAATGCAAAATGAGTTTCAAGCATATAGCAGTGTATTTATTCTTTTGGATTATATGCCGTATGAAGTGCATACTTCAGATGAAATTAAAGAAGGTTTATATGCTTGCTCTTATCATCATGGACCGTATGAAGAAACAGATGCAACGTACAAGGAGTTACTTATATACATTGATAAAGAAGGTTACGAAGTACATGGAGATTCGATTGAGATTGGATTGATTGATTGGTCTGTAACAGAAAATCCAGAGGAGCAAGTAACAGAAATTCAAATTCCTGTAGTGAAAAAATAA